From a single Pseudomonas triticicola genomic region:
- a CDS encoding acetaldehyde dehydrogenase (acetylating) produces the protein MTLKIAIIGSGNIGCDILCKVLAHPELECTVVAGRSLSSSGLAFARERGVSTTADGIDGLFARINDFDVVFDATSAADHEAHAPRLIEAGKAIINLTPASLGVLCVPSLNGVALADANNINMITCGGQASIPLAAAIARANPGVRYIEVVSSISAQSAGPATRRNLSNYITTTENALSHFTGCNSVKAILNINPAKPNVYMQTAVSALIEHVDLPATRREIERAVAQVQSAVPGYQVIVDLHYSEGRLFTMVRVEGAGDFLDPSAGNLDIITATATHMAVLMARGRVAECAA, from the coding sequence ATGACTTTGAAAATCGCCATCATCGGCAGCGGCAATATCGGCTGCGACATTCTCTGCAAGGTACTGGCCCATCCGGAACTGGAGTGCACGGTGGTCGCCGGCCGCTCGTTGAGCTCTTCAGGCCTGGCCTTCGCCCGCGAACGCGGTGTGTCGACCACGGCGGACGGCATCGACGGACTGTTTGCGCGCATCAACGATTTCGACGTGGTGTTCGATGCGACTTCGGCCGCGGACCATGAAGCACATGCGCCGCGCCTGATCGAGGCCGGCAAAGCGATCATCAATCTGACCCCGGCGTCTCTGGGCGTACTCTGCGTGCCGTCACTCAATGGCGTAGCGCTGGCCGACGCCAACAACATCAACATGATCACCTGCGGCGGCCAGGCTTCGATTCCGCTCGCCGCCGCGATTGCCCGGGCCAATCCGGGTGTGCGCTATATCGAGGTGGTGTCCTCGATCAGTGCGCAAAGTGCCGGACCTGCCACGCGGCGCAACCTGAGCAACTACATCACCACCACGGAAAACGCTCTGAGCCATTTCACCGGGTGCAACAGCGTCAAAGCGATCCTCAATATCAACCCGGCCAAGCCCAACGTCTACATGCAGACCGCTGTGTCGGCGTTGATCGAACACGTCGATCTGCCCGCCACCCGGCGAGAGATCGAGCGTGCGGTGGCGCAGGTGCAATCGGCTGTACCGGGTTACCAGGTAATTGTCGATCTGCATTACAGCGAAGGGCGTCTGTTCACCATGGTGCGGGTCGAAGGGGCAGGGGATTTCCTCGATCCAAGTGCCGGCAACCTCGACATCATTACGGCGACGGCCACGCATATGGCTGTGCTCATGGCGCGTGGCCGTGTGGCCGAATGCGCAGCCTGA
- the dmpG gene encoding 4-hydroxy-2-oxovalerate aldolase: MSIAIHDPTLRDGNHAVSHSLSLEDIAAYCRAVDGCGLSVVEVGHGNGLGASSLQLGLARHSDVQMLETARANLTHTRLGVHMIPGFSRLSDIDTALSIGVEVLRIASHCTEASVTESYIEHARSKGAFVHGVLMMTHMASASTLLEEALKQQRYGANALVLMDSAGHFDPDSTREKIALLVRELDIPVGFHGHNNLGLAIANSLAAAQAGATIIDGCMRGFGAGAGNTQLEVLCAVLERYQFDTGVNVFDLCRAVDDLADFTPVKTPTVVKTANLISGLYGVCSGFEKHVARAASEFQVEPRRIYEELARCNAVAGQEDLIISVASRLSQSVVA; this comes from the coding sequence ATGAGTATTGCCATTCACGACCCAACGCTGCGCGACGGAAATCACGCGGTCTCCCATTCGTTGAGCCTGGAAGACATCGCCGCTTACTGTCGCGCGGTCGATGGCTGCGGCCTGAGCGTGGTCGAAGTCGGCCATGGCAACGGCCTCGGCGCATCCTCGCTGCAACTGGGACTGGCGCGCCACAGCGACGTGCAGATGCTGGAAACCGCGCGCGCCAACCTCACGCACACTCGGCTGGGCGTGCACATGATTCCGGGGTTTTCGCGGCTGAGCGACATCGACACCGCGCTGAGCATCGGCGTCGAGGTGTTGCGCATTGCCTCGCACTGCACCGAGGCGAGCGTCACCGAGAGTTATATCGAGCACGCGCGCAGTAAAGGTGCGTTCGTCCATGGGGTGTTGATGATGACCCACATGGCCAGCGCGTCGACCTTGCTCGAAGAGGCTTTGAAACAGCAACGCTACGGCGCCAATGCCTTGGTGCTGATGGACTCGGCCGGACATTTCGACCCCGACAGCACCCGCGAGAAAATCGCTCTGCTGGTCCGCGAGCTCGACATTCCCGTGGGCTTTCACGGCCACAACAACCTCGGGCTGGCCATCGCCAACTCGCTGGCGGCGGCGCAGGCCGGCGCGACGATCATTGATGGCTGCATGCGCGGCTTCGGTGCGGGCGCCGGCAACACTCAGCTGGAAGTGCTCTGCGCAGTGCTCGAACGCTATCAGTTCGACACGGGTGTGAATGTCTTCGACTTGTGTCGGGCGGTTGACGATCTCGCAGATTTCACTCCGGTGAAAACTCCGACCGTGGTCAAAACGGCCAACCTCATCAGCGGGCTTTATGGCGTCTGCAGTGGTTTTGAAAAACACGTGGCGCGGGCAGCGTCCGAGTTCCAGGTCGAGCCGCGCCGGATCTATGAGGAACTGGCTCGCTGCAACGCCGTGGCCGGCCAGGAAGATCTGATCATCTCGGTCGCCAGCCGTCTGTCTCAATCCGTCGTCGCCTGA